A window of Zingiber officinale cultivar Zhangliang chromosome 5A, Zo_v1.1, whole genome shotgun sequence contains these coding sequences:
- the LOC121983241 gene encoding GATA transcription factor 1-like: MVDALNEAAAAAAAAAATVAGKAFFADELVLGELQSQGLLFQDFFDPSVDELPGIPVESGGGGDEEEELEWLADKDAFPSLETSFEIPAHSLSGGSSSGWSGSNGGAAVREGPSPVSVLASAASFSAPARPRSKGRTRRRRPLTAISPQPATTAPARKARATERRWCRHCLAEETPQWRAGPEGLKTLCNACGVRYKSGRLVPEYRPASSPTFSATIHSNSHRRILEMRRQKEPSHERKTTRLPPPPPQMPLAPPFKSMKKITK, from the exons atggTGGATGCATTGaacgaggcggcggcggcggcggcggcggctgctGCGACCGTGGCCGGGAAGGCGTTCTTCGCCGATGAGCTCGTGCTTGGGGAGTTGCAGAGCCAGGGGTTGCTTTTCCAGGATTTTTTCGACCCCTCCGTCGATGAGCTTCCG GGGATTCCGGTGGAGAGCGGAGGCGGAGGCGACGAGGAAGAGGAGCTCGAGTGGCTGGCGGACAAGGACGCGTTTCCGTCGCTGGAGACATCGTTCGAGATTCCCGCCCACTCACTCAGCGGCGGCAGCAGCAGCGGATGGAGCGGGAGCAACGGCGGCGCCGCCGTCAGGGAGGGCCCGAGCCCTGTTTCCGTCCTGGCCTCCGCCGCGTCCTTCTCCGCGCCGGCGCGGCCGAGGAGCAAAGGAAGGACGCGGCGGCGGAGGCCGCTGACGGCCATCTCGCCTCAGCCGGCCACCACGGCGCCCGCGAGGAAGGCCAGGGCCACGGAGCGGCGGTGGTGTCGGCACTGCCTGGCGGAGGAGACGCCGCAGTGGCGCGCGGGACCGGAGGGACTCAAGACGCTGTGCAACGCCTGCGGCGTCAGGTACAAGTCCGGCCGCCTCGTCCCGGAGTACCGCCCGGCAAGCAGCCCCACCTTCTCCGCCACCATCCACTCCAACTCCCACCGCCGGATCCTGGAGATGCGCCGCCAGAAAGAACCCTCCCACGAGCGTAAAACCACAaggctgccgccgccgccgccgcagatGCCGCTCGCCCCTCCCTTCAAGTCaatgaaaaaaataacaaaataa